A DNA window from Rhizobium sp. NXC14 contains the following coding sequences:
- the tesB gene encoding acyl-CoA thioesterase II, giving the protein MTRETSEPSAMERLLATLDLEPIEVDIFRGRSPQAGWQRVFGGQVVGQALMAAQRTIGAERFVHSLHAYFMRPGDPSVPIIYQVERIRDGSSFNTRRVVAIQHGKAIFALSASFQVEEAGFDHQIAMPEVAMPEELLGEQQIKEQYLAHAPEAIRKYWERERPIEIRPVSLTHYFSDRKLEPRQDVWVRATGPVPDDRLYQAAVLAYLSDMTLLDTSLYAHGTSIFDQSLQVASLDHSMWFHRPCKLDDWLLYTQDSPSASGARGLTRGSLFTRTGVLIASVAQEGLIRKKANE; this is encoded by the coding sequence ATGACGCGCGAGACGAGCGAACCTTCGGCGATGGAGAGGCTGCTTGCGACGCTCGATCTGGAGCCGATCGAGGTCGATATCTTCCGCGGCCGCAGTCCGCAGGCCGGCTGGCAGCGGGTCTTCGGCGGCCAGGTCGTCGGCCAGGCGCTGATGGCGGCACAGCGCACCATCGGGGCCGAGCGCTTCGTTCATTCGCTGCACGCTTATTTCATGCGCCCCGGCGATCCCTCGGTACCGATCATCTACCAGGTGGAGCGCATCCGCGACGGATCGAGCTTCAACACCCGGCGCGTCGTCGCTATCCAGCACGGCAAGGCAATCTTCGCGCTGTCGGCTTCTTTCCAGGTCGAGGAAGCAGGCTTCGACCACCAGATCGCCATGCCCGAGGTGGCGATGCCCGAAGAGCTGCTTGGCGAGCAGCAGATCAAGGAGCAATATCTCGCGCATGCACCGGAAGCGATCCGGAAATATTGGGAGCGCGAGCGGCCGATCGAGATCCGTCCCGTCTCGCTGACCCATTATTTTTCCGACAGGAAGCTCGAGCCCCGGCAGGACGTCTGGGTGCGCGCCACCGGTCCGGTTCCCGATGACCGGCTCTATCAGGCGGCGGTGCTTGCCTATCTCTCAGACATGACGCTGCTCGATACGTCGCTTTATGCCCACGGAACGTCCATCTTCGACCAGAGCCTGCAGGTGGCAAGTCTCGATCACTCCATGTGGTTCCACCGACCCTGCAAACTCGACGACTGGCTGCTCTATACGCAGGACAGCCCTTCGGCTTCGGGCGCCAGGGGATTAACCCGCGGGAGCCTGTTCACCCGGACAGGTGTGCTGATCGCATCGGTCGCGCAAGAAGGATTGATTCGGAAAAAGGCAAATGAATAA